In Plasmodium malariae genome assembly, chromosome: 11, the following proteins share a genomic window:
- the PmUG01_11017500 gene encoding mitochondrial carrier protein, putative: MEIKKKDEKGEKKKKNENKILVCGLVSGILTKTLFAPFDRIKLFYQIQPMFYHYSEVRRKIQNTKKKYFKDRKKYISKNLLSNGLDKTEKKHFSSTSYSLNINKLVLNENVVFRNFKNCLNEIIKNSRPKNSKPQNSENINSESTHRKKGLKHERTHHDKRRNYNDASKTSLHQVFKKIYFYNNKNKLQLNNISKNYTLLNINANVRNTLRNKIMCLNTAKTARQPIKYQNIMQSFLFIIKEEGILGLWKGNLINTLRGGIVYSAKFGTNDIIKERYKKKKKKKEEKRVDILIKSATNKKSDTNNSVKKNEQKFNYYESVIAGYASGIIQKTISYPLDLLSIRVALGVNEKYLRNNNTLLYKKKSIFNIIREISINEGITGFFKGYVPTLLTGVPYVTLQMLFFDFYKNIFQNYFPHTSNSLSSIAFCSSVSGSLSNLSSLIIVFPGDTVRKRMMNNGIDNKNYIYKNTFHCIKNIYYLEGLRNFYYGLFPSMLKSVPSGAIQFMSYEILKYMISQK; encoded by the coding sequence atggaaataaaaaagaaggatGAGAAgggggaaaagaaaaagaaaaacgaaaataaaattttagtatGTGGGCTGGTTTCTGGTATACTAACCAAAACGTTGTTTGCCCCGTTCGATAggataaaacttttttatcaaataCAACCAATGTTTTATCATTATAGTGAagtaagaagaaaaatacaaaacacgaaaaaaaaatattttaaagatagaaaaaagtatatatctAAGAATTTATTATCAAACGGATTGGATAAAACAGAAAAGAAGCACTTTAGTTCAACATCgtattcattaaatattaacaaacTTGTTTTGAATGAAAATGTCGTTTTtcgtaattttaaaaattgcttaaatgaaataataaaaaatagtagaCCAAAAAATAGTAAACCCCAAAATAGTGAAAACATAAATAGTGAAAGCACacatagaaaaaaaggattgAAGCACGAAAGAACACATCATGACAAGCGCAGAAATTATAACGACGCTTCGAAAACTTCCCTTCATCaagtatttaaaaagatttatttttataataacaaaaataaactGCAGTTAAacaatataagtaaaaattacacacttttaaatattaatgcaAATGTACGAAATACACTaaggaataaaattatgtgtTTGAATACAGCAAAGACAGCTAGGCAACCGATTAAGTATCAAAATATTATGCAaagttttctttttataatcaAAGAAGAAGGGATATTAGGATTATGGAAGGGAAATTTAATTAACACTTTAAGAGGTGGTATTGTTTACTCTGCTAAATTTGGTacaaatgatataataaaagaaagatataaaaaaaaaaagaaaaaaaaagaagaaaaaagagtaGATATCCTAATAAAAAGTGCTACGAACAAAAAGAGTGATACGAATAAtagtgttaaaaaaaatgaacaaaaatttaattattatgaaagtGTAATAGCAGGTTATGCATCCGGCATAATTCAAAAAACAATTTCATATCCCTTAGATCTGCTAAGTATTAGAGTAGCCTTAGgagtaaatgaaaaatatttaagaaataataatacattattatacaaaaaaaaatctatCTTTAATATAATTCGTGAAATAAGTATCAACGAAGGAATTACAGGATTTTTTAAAGGGTACGTTCCGACATTACTCACAGGAGTACCATACGTAACATTACAGATGctattttttgatttttataaaaatatatttcaaaattatttccCACACACTTCTAATTCTTTGAGCTCCATAGCCTTCTGCTCATCAGTATCAGGGTCATTAAGTAATTTGTCCTCGttaattattgtttttcCAGGAGATACAGTTCGAAAAAGAATGATGAACAATGGaatagataataaaaattatatttacaaaaatacatttcattgtattaaaaatatatattaccttGAAGGgttaagaaatttttattacgGTCTGTTTCCATCCATGCTCAAATCAGTTCCTTCCGGTGCCATTCAGTTTATGTCTTAtgaaattttgaaatatatgatatcacaaaaataa
- the TIM9 gene encoding mitochondrial import inner membrane translocase subunit TIM9, putative, protein MEKSLDLSNFNKNDREKIMRKINKAEYEDTMTTYNSIVERCFNECITSFRSKELDSNENNCILNCVKKFSIFSQRIGMKFTQNLNSEMQKKS, encoded by the coding sequence ATGGAAAAGTCCTTAGACTTaagtaattttaataaaaatgatagggaaaaaataatgagaaaaattAACAAGGCAGAATATGAGGATACTATGACCACATATAATTCAATTGTTGAAAGATGCTTTAATGAATGTATTACATCATTTAGATCAAAAGAGCTTGATAGTAATGAAAATAACTGTATTTTAAATTGCGTTAAAAAgttttctatattttcacAGAGAATTGGTATGAAATTTACACAAAATTTGAATAGTGAAATGCAAAAGAAAAGTTAG
- the PmUG01_11017700 gene encoding conserved Plasmodium protein, unknown function: MQKIMLKRFGNKKKYLLSKSENRFIYVHSTSVVTDTLKGKRDTVRGSETIRDSNTKTRGREKEVGIILHKPWYIVNYCKVNELINILNLYIKLKNDNIELLKNISMNLLMNKEKLRYSDIIILLKKFSIIKCKNYYLFCYFKDVLMDNLHLLTCDNLIDVYFSFTRLNYFHYNFFLLIEKQLFHNFQNLDLKKVVYLIQCFNKKKIISKNYLTILLYSISKNVNNFNTFQLSVIFSFFKNFNINNSLLINSLIHNFNQNVNLTDEPKHVAVFYNFLSYVSKKCKKSYQYYEKERELIGKIKKFKLYYDEDDNMCGDKPSKQQERLEQSSTTSAIAIEKEILRKDGDIEEYNHGERKLKEKEKKKSIECEIIKKKILHFEHKYLVKNDELDELKEQTSSLKENCYNFSLIYSVKNALKNIEMITKKKIKYMPIESLCIISSASSNIDKNKILLEKIAEEVGKQSTKLTPQLVSFLLLSFSKASHKHGSLIYYSLQFFYKYHNFFNFNQVGLLCKGLVNFSIKENEFVSMLNEFILKNRYICTNVCNEGETWNNRKDGGENGYSDKNEYLNYDRNNTTHGEKDIEKLFYEIEKNIHKKVDNVGRRNYEDQFMNLKRVYMEKEVGENNKFYDNDSKKDCNNYDNVMYTKFVNFSFIDYENIKKNNYYANNLYNIKIDTPIYINNIIYILEYYAFNLVSINEILNFFCDIFLKGNLSYILYSRIFYSFYLLQYGEEKVYKLINKFNNYQPLYQVMYKEKHIMRLMQSLIYFYENRKMENGISDIYFFILPKNYFSFIFNFSKYVLTFLFIKNNSYVLHKFLVHIKHMSMWKTDCIFLHKPNNLY; this comes from the coding sequence ATGCAAAAGATCATGTTGAAGCGTtttggaaataaaaaaaagtatctATTATCAAAAAGTGAAAACCGTTTCATATATGTCCATAGCACAAGCGTTGTAACGGATACTTTAAAAGGGAAAAGAGACACAGTAAGGGGGAGCGAAACGATAAGGGATAGTAACACAAAAACAAGGGGTAGAGAAAAAGAAGTGGGCATTATTTTGCACAAACCTTGGTACATAGTAAATTACTGCAAAGTAAACGaactaattaatatattaaatttatacattaagTTGAAAAATGATAACATTGAATTGTTGAAGAATATTTCTATGAATTTATTGATGAACaaggaaaaattaagatacagtgatataattattttattaaaaaagttttccataattaaatgtaaaaattattatctattttgttattttaagGATGTATTAATGGATAACCTTCATTTACTTACGTGTGATAATTTAATAgatgtatatttttcttttactagattaaattattttcattataatttttttttattaattgaGAAGCAACTGTTTCACAATTTCCAAAATTtggatttaaaaaaagttgtatatttaatacaatgctttaataaaaaaaaaataatatcaaagaattatttaactATACTACTTTATAGTATAtctaaaaatgtaaacaatTTTAACACATTTCAACTGTCAGTTATTTTTagctttttcaaaaattttaatataaataatagtcTACTTATTAACTCattaattcataattttaatcAAAATGTTAACTTGACTGATGAACCAAAACATGTAGCAgtcttttataatttcctGTCTTACGTAAGTAAGAAGTGCAAAAAGAGTTATCAGTACTACGAAAAGGAAAGAGAATTGATCGGAAAGATAAAGAAATTTAAACTATACTATGATGAGGATGATAATATGTGTGGAGATAAACCCAGTAAGCAGCAGGAAAGGCTGGAGCAGAGCAGTACAACAAGTGCAATAGCAATAGAAAAGGAAATACTAAGGAAGGATGGAGATATAGAAGAGTATAACCATGGGGAGCgcaaattaaaagaaaaagagaaaaaaaaaagtattgaatgtgaaataataaaaaaaaaaatattgcacTTTGAGCATAAATATTTGGTAAAAAATGACGAATTGGATGAATTGAAAGAACAAACAAGCTCGTTAAAAGAGAATTGTTACAATTTtagtttaatatattctgttaagaatgcattaaaaaatattgaaatgataacaaagaagaaaataaagtaCATGCCTATCGAAtcattatgtataatatcaTCAGCTTCATCAAATAtagataaaaacaaaattcttttagaaaaaattgcAGAAGAAGTCGGTAAACAATCAACTAAATTAACTCCGCAGTTAGTAagttttttgttattatctTTTAGCAAAGCAAGTCATAAACATGGAagcttaatttattattctctacaatttttttataaatatcataatttttttaattttaatcaAGTTGGTTTGCTGTGTAAAGGACTGGTTAATTTTTCgattaaagaaaatgaatTTGTCAGTATGCTAAACGAATTCATTTTAAAGAACAGATATATCTGTACAAATGTGTGCAATGAAGGGGAAACTTGGAACAATAGGAAAGATGGAGGGGAAAATGGGTATTCGGACAAAAACGAgtatttaaattatgataGGAATAACACTACGCATGGTGAGAAAGacatagaaaaattattttacgaaatagaaaagaatattcataaaaaagttgATAACGTTGGCCGAAGGAATTACGAAGATCAGtttatgaatttaaaaagagtatatatggaaaaagaagtaggtgaaaataataaattttatgataatgATAGCAAAAAGGattgtaataattatgataatgtAATGTATACcaaatttgtaaattttagttttattgattatgaaaatataaaaaaaaataattattatgcaaataatttatataatataaaaatagacactcctatatatataaacaacattatatatattttagaataTTACGCTTTTAACCTAGTGAGTATTAacgaaattttaaattttttttgtgatatttttttaaaaggtaaTCTGagctatatattatattccagaatattttattccttttatcTGCTACAATATGGAGAAGAGAAAGTATACAAATTGATTAACAAGTTTAATAATTATCAACCATTGTATCAAGTTATgtataaagaaaaacatattatGAGACTTATGCAGtccttaatttatttttatgaaaatagaAAGATGGAAAATGGCATTAgtgatatttatttttttatcttgcccaaaaattatttttcgttcatatttaatttttcaaaatatgttttaacctttttatttattaaaaataatagttatgTGTTGCACAAATTTTTGGTtcatataaaacatatgtCGATGTGGAAGACGGATTgcatttttcttcataaaccaaacaatttatattaa
- the PmUG01_11017800 gene encoding conserved Plasmodium protein, unknown function gives MEKKVKAKNKKKEIFEKKKKENIKFLKYVKTNQKFEKFQKAILNSKNQKINHNNKKLPPNIKIKNKDISCTSLKIYGDIIEPNTFSKAYDFIFDKVVNDQVENLFYDTHILYCHFDLSSSYNIGKSYNFPINLVHSYYSGVIIFVTENSEKWRNMIIENKLKRVKKVITYDKFEDVYYKEEQLNELIEKYDLYIFDSSLRTKKYTNMISKIKKTNKTYTTLQLNEDNFVDNIEKVVKRTYTDLNKGSTHSVPIGYFSLGKEKLYDNIKEATRIMLQFYEQKNISVVSINLRYMNMTIPVYIHALKDGMTL, from the exons atggaaaaaaaagtaaaagcaaaaaacaaaaagaaagaaatttttgaaaagaaaaaaaaagaaaacataaaatttttaaaatatgtaaaaacaaACCAAAAATTTGAGAAATTTCAAAAGGCCATTTTAAATAGCAAAAATCAAAAGataaatcataataataaaaaattaccaccaaatattaaaattaaaaataaagatatctCATGTACTAGTCTTAAAATTTATGGGGATATAATAGAACCAAATACCTTTTCGAAGGCatatgattttatttttgacaAAGTAGTAAATGATCAAGTtgaaaatttgttttatgaTACACACATATTATACTGCCATTTTGATTTATCTTCTAGCTATAATATAGGAAAGTCCTATAACTTTCCCAT TAACTTAGTCCATTCCTATTACTCAGGCGTAATAATATTCGTTACTGAGAACAGCGAAAAATGGAGAAACATgattattgaaaataaattgaaaagaGTCAAAAAG GTTATCACGTATGATAAATTCGAAGATGTCTACTATAAAGAAGAACAACTGAATGAGCTTATAGAAAAATACgacttatacatatttgaCTCTTCCCtgagaacaaaaaaatataccaacatgatttcaaaaattaagaaaacgAACAA AACTTATACTACTTTGCAATTAAATGAAGATAATTTTGTTGACAATATTGAGAAAGTTGTTAAGAGGACGTACACAGACTTGAACAAGGGATCTACTCA CTCTGTCCCTATAGGATATTTCAGTCTtggaaaggaaaaattatatgacaATATAAAGGA AGCTACAAGAATAATGCTTCAATTTTATGAgcagaaaaatatatcagtAGTTTCTATCAATTTGAGGTACATGAACATGACCATCCctgtgtatatacatgccTTAAAGGATGGAATGAcgttataa
- the PmUG01_11017900 gene encoding conserved Plasmodium protein, unknown function, with protein MDTEWASKILSQLLIKEKCLKEKYVYNLLNKFGDVNQIIQHMNEKLEVLGFIVNNELIKGEEYLILNCGKLKRPENNTSVDVAFNIKEEYLFNSHFKKNEISLYYLIIDYIVNNNKYLKIDCDETSYESLCLKLNIKNTNVQKSILDKLIAYNWLKFEDGQLAPGLRFFTDLIKFFPLNNLDKCSLCNNSIIVKNMQCTNCLSVYHIHCFNALAKKLELCFICKNSL; from the exons atgGATACTGAATGGGCATCGAAAATTCTATCACAGttattaattaaagaaaag TGCCTTAAGGAGAAGTACGTTTATAATTTGCTGAACAAATTTGGTGATGTTAATCAGATTATTCAACACATGAATGAAAAGTTGGAAGTCCTTGGCTTTATAGTTAAC aATGAACTTATAAAGGGAGAAGAATATTTAATCCTAAATTGCGGAAAACTTAAAAGGCCTGAAAATAATACAAGTGTAGATGTCGCATTTAACATAAAggaagaatatttatttaattctcatttcaaaaagaatgaaataaGTTTGTATTACTTAATAATTGattatattgtaaataataataagtacTTAAAAATTGATTGTGATGAAACATCTTATGAAAGTTTGTGCTTAAAGttgaacataaaaaatacaaatgtcCAAAAATCAATAC TAGACAAATTAATAGCATATAACTGGTTGAAATTTGAAGATGGTCAGCTGGCTCCGGGACTTCGTTTTTTTACA gatTTAATCAAATTTTTTCCGCTTAACAATCTAGATAAGTGTTCGCTCTGTAACAATTCAATAATTGTAAag AATATGCAGTGCACAAATTGCTTGTCTGTTTATCATATTCACTGCTTTAATGCGCTcgcaaaaaaattagaacTATGCTTTATATGCAAAAACTCATTATAA
- the ABCE1 gene encoding ABC transporter E family member 1, putative — translation MKKKNKEDLYKENKLEASKLRIAIVSNDKCKPKKCHLECKKNCPIVKTGKFCIEVDHSSKIAYISETLCIGCGICVKKCPFGAITIINLPKDINKDVVHRYGPNTFKLHRLPIPKLGQILGLVGTNGIGKSTALKILSSKLKPNLGKFNNPPEWRDILSFFRGNELQIFFTKLLEEKLCPIIKPQNVDFIPKQIKGNILEIINKKDKLNQKEKYMSVLELDHLLDRNVEDLSGGELQRFALLISIIGQTTNVYMFDEPSSYLDIKQRISMAKIIHSLVRHDNYIIVVEHDLSILDYLSDYVCCLWGKAGAYGVVTTPFSVREGINIFLDGFIPTDNLRIREESLNFKLATDQDTTDEDKKRLHFYNYPKIVKTLNSFTLTIDKGHFSESEIFVLLGQNGSGKSTFIRLFAGLIKPDNIENLSFLDSLSVSYKPQQIQAKFTGTVRQLLMSKLKGLYNDPYFNNEIIKPLKIDAILDNQVLTLSGGELQKVAIIITLAKNTNIYLIDEPSAYLDSEQRIIVSKIIKRFILNTNKTAFVVEHDFIMATYLADHVIVFDGQAGINTVANTPQTLVAGMNKFLKIIDVTFRRDPTNYRPRINKYDSVKDKEQKLNGRTTQIAVQCHVPARKELISLSTNRKTTKIDVRQGCQLKC, via the exons ATGAAGAAGAAGAACAAGGAAGACCTGTACAAGGAAAATAAGCTGGAGGCATCGAAACTGAGAATAGCAATTGTTAGTAATGACAAGTGCAAGCCGAAGAAGTGCCATCTGGAGTGTAAGAAGAATTGTCCAATTGTAAAGACAGGGAAGTTTTGTATAGAAGTAGATCATAGTTCAAAAATTGCTTATATTAGTGAAACGTTATGTATAGGATGTGGTATATGCGTAAAGAAGTGTCCATTTGGTGCTATcacaattataaatttaccgaaagatataaataaagatgTTGTACATAGATATGGACCAAATACATTCAAATTGCATCGATTGCCAATACCCAAATTGGGGCAAATATTAGGTTTAGTAGGTACAAATGGTATAGGAAAATCCACAgccttaaaaattttatcttcTAAACTAAAACCAAATTTAGGAAAGTTTAATAATCCACCAGAATGGAGAGatattttatccttttttagaGGAAATGAATTACagatattttttacaaaattgttAGAAGAGAAATTGTGTCCAATTATTAAACCACAAAATGTAGATTTTATACCTAAACAgataaaaggaaatattttagaaattattaataaaaaagataaattaaatcaaaaagagaaatatatGAGTGTATTAGAATTGGATCATTTATTAGATAGAAATGTAGAAGATTTAAGTGGAGGAGAATTACAAAGATTTGCTTTGCTCATATCAATAATAGGACAAACAactaatgtatatatgtttgatGAACCTAGTAGTTATTTAGACATTAAACAAAGAATCTCTATGGCGAAAATTATACATAGCTTAGTTAGACATGACAACTATATAATTGTAGTTGAACATGATTTATCAATTCTTGACTATTTAAGTGATTATGTTTGTTGTTTATGGGGTAAAGCAGGTGCATATGGTGTGGTTACAACTCCTTTTTCAGTAAGAGAAggaattaatatttttttagatgGTTTTATTCCAACTGATAACTTAAGAATACGTGAAGAATCCTTAAATTTTAAGCTAGCTACAGATCAAGATACAACAgatgaagataaaaaaagattacatttttataattatccaAAAATAGTAAAGACATTAAATTCTTTTACTCTTACTATAGATAAAGGACATTTTTCAGAATCAGAAATTTTTGTTCTATTAGGACAAAATGGTAGTGGAAAAAGTACATTCATACGATTATTTGCTGGTTTAATTAAACCagataatatagaaaatttatcttttctCGATTCACTTAGTGTTTCTTATAAACCTCAACAAATACAAGCCAAATTTACAGGAACCGTTAGGCAGTTGTTGATGTCGAAATTGAAAGGATTATATAATGATCCTTActttaataatgaaattataaaaccaTTAAAAATTGATGCTATTCTAGATAATCAAGTTTTAACCTTATCAGGAGGCGAATTACAAAAagttgctattattattactttagcaaaaaatacgaatatttatttaattgatGAGCCCTCTGCCTATTTAGATTCTGAACAAAGAATTATTgtttctaaaattattaaaagattTATACTTAACACTAATAAAACTGCTTTTGTAGTTGAACATGATTTTATCATGGCTACCTACTTAGCTGATCATGTTATAGTGTTCGATGGACAGGCTGGCATTAATACTGTTGCCAACACTCCACAAACCTTAGTAGCTGGTATGAACAAGTTCTTAAAGATAATTGATGTTACCTTTAGAAGGGATCCGACGAACTATAGACCcagaattaataaatacgATAGTGTTAAGGATAAGGAGCAAAAACTCAACGGTAGAACTACGCAAATCGCCGTACAATGCCACGTGCCTGCACGGAAG GAACTTATTTCATTATCGACGAATAggaaaacaacaaaaattgATGTCCGACAAGGATGCCAATTAAAATGCTAA
- the RPN11 gene encoding 26S proteasome regulatory subunit RPN11, putative: MAGIPSSLRELFYSFSDGNGMTNETLADTSEQVYISPLALLKILKHGRAGVPMEVMGLMLGEIVDEYTIRIVDVFAMPQSGNSVSVEAVDPVYQTNMLEELKKTGRHEMVVGWYHSHPGFGCWLSGTDVNTQKSFEQLNPRTIGVVVDPIQSVKGKVVIDCFRLINPHILMLGQEPRQTTSNIGYLTKPTLTALVHGLNRNYYSIVINYRKNELEKNMLLNLHKDIWAKPLKLTEFNEQKKNTSETLDSIKKLTKLYNKNLLNEMKKTNEEILLENIGKIDAKKRIQNCVETLLNDSILTCIGTMANTLFF; the protein is encoded by the exons atggcTGGCATTCCCTCTTCGTTACGTGAGTTgttttattccttttctGATGGCAATGGAATGACAAATGAAACTTTAGCAGACACAAGTGAACAGGTTTACATTTCTCCCCTAGCTCttctaaaaattttaaagcaTGGACGA GCAGGAGTGCCTATGGAAGTTATGGGATTAATGCTTGGAGAAATTGTGGATGAATATACGATAAGAATTGTTGATGTGTTTGCCATGCCCCAGTCGGGTAATAGTGTTAGTGTTGAAGCAGTTGACCCAGTTTATCAAACGAATATGttagaagaattaaaaaaaacaggaAGACATGAAATGGTTGTTGGTTGGTATCACTCACATCCCGGTTTTGGTTGTTGGCTATCGGGAACAGATGTAAATACACAGAAAAGTTTTGAACAATTAAACCCAAGAACTATTGGTGTTGTGGTTGACCCAATTCAGTCAGTTAAAGGTAAAGTTGTTATTGATTGTTTTCGATTAATTAATCctcatattttaatgttagGACAAGAGCCAAGACAAACAACATCAAATATTGGCTACCTAACCAAACCAACATTAACTGCTTTAGTACATGGGCTAAACAGAAATTACTATTCCATTGTTATcaattatagaaaaaacgaattagaaaaaaatatgctcttaaatttacataaagaTATTTGGGCGAAGCCTTTAAAATTAACTGAATTTAatgaacagaaaaaaaatacaagtgAAACGTTAGAtagcattaaaaaattaacgaaattatataataaaaatttacttaatgaaatgaaaaaaaccAATGAAGAAATtcttttagaaaatataggaaaaatagacgcaaaaaaaaggattcaAAACTGTGTTGAAACGTTATTAAATGATTCTATTCTTACATGCATCG gTACAATGGCTAACAccctatttttttaa